The sequence below is a genomic window from Barrientosiimonas humi.
GCTGGCGAGGGTTATCCCTGGACCTTCCCTCGCGGTGACGCCGACGAGCTGGCGCAGCTGCTGGACAAGGCCAGCACTGCCGACTGGGCTCCCACGGTCGAGGCATCCCAGGTGCGCTGGGAGACCCACTTCTCACCCGAAGCCGGACGCGAGCGGCTGGGCCAGCTGCTGAAGCGACTCGAGACCGGAGACGGCTCATGACGCGCGCCTCGTTGGTCGTGCCCTCCTACGCCGGGGCCGAGCGTCTCCCCCGGCTGCTCGATGCCCTGGCGCAGCAGACCCACGACGACTGGGAGGCCGTCGTGGTGCTGGACGGCGAGGTCGACGGCTCCGCCCAGATCCTGCGCGGGCGCCGCGACCTTCCGCTGCGCACCGTCGTGCTGCCGACCAACCAGGGCCGGGTCGCCGCGCTCAACGCGGGCTTCCGCGCCGCGGACGGCGAGGTCCTCATCCGCTGCGACGACGACTTCGAACCGGCTCCCCACCACGTGTCGGCACACGTGGCCGCGCACGAACGCCGCGAGTGCGGCGTGATCGGCCTGCCGCGCAACATCGCCCCCGACAGCGCCTACCTGCGCACGTACGGTCTCGACGCCGACGAACGACACCGCGTCGCCGCGCTCTCGGCGCGTCCCGCGGAGCGCTGGCGCTTCTGGGGCGGCAACACCTCGGTCACCCGCGAGGTGTTCGACCGCGTCGGCGAGTTCGACGACCGCTACCGCGGATATGGCTGGGAGGACGTCGATTTCGGCTACCGGGTCCATCGGCTGGGCGTGCCCATCGACGTCGTCGAGGCGACCGAAGTGCGGCATCACATGGCCTCGGTCGACACGAGCACCCGGGCCCAGCGCGCCTTTTGGTCCGGTCAGGCGCGGCGCCAGTTCGAGGCCATTCACGGGCCCGACGTCAGCGCTCCACCCGGCCCGCCCACCTGGTGGAGCAGAGCCACCGACGCCGTGGCGAGCCGGCTCGACGAGCGGCGCGTCGCACGGCTCGGCTCGGCCGTCGACAAGGCGCTGCCGGCGCTCCCCACCCCTGTCGGCCGCAAGGCCGTGGCGCTGGTGGTGGAGTCCTCGGCCAGGGCCGGCTTCGACAACAATGAGCCCCGATGAGTTCCGGTGCAGCGATAGAGATCTGGTGCGTCACGCCGTCGTCCTCGGGCGGTTGGGGCCCGGTCACAGCACTTGCCGAGCTGACTGGGCGGGTGTTTCAGGCAGACGTGCGGTTCATCCACCCATCGAGGCCCTACGGGCCAGCGCGCAAGGCTTTCGCGCATCTGCCCCGCCGACGCGGTGGTGGGGGGCGGTCCCTGCTGCTCATCGCCGCCCACCCAGGGAACCTGTTGTCGGTGGCCGAGGCTCCGGTGCTCGCGGGCCGATTCGACCGCGTGGGTGCCTGGATCATCGACTCCTTCTGGGACGAGCTGCTGCCTCGATTCGCCCGACACCGCAACACGTTCGACCGGCTCTGGGTGACGGACGGAGAGCTGGTCGACCGATACAGGGAGGCCACCGGCGCGCCTACCGGTTGGCTCCCCTGGGGGACGGACGCGTTGCAGGCGCAGCAGCAGGACCTCACGGCCAGTCGCTCGGTCGACGTGCTGCGCCTGGGTCGCCAACCGAGCGCCTGGGATGACGACGACTCCAACCGAGCAGCGCTCTCCCGCGCCGGGTTGAGCTATCAGGGCCGCTTCCCGCTGGCGACCGACGGGTCGGCCAACCAGCGCACGGTCCACGACCAGCTGCGAAGGGCAAAGGTCGTCCTCGCGTCGAGCAGCCTCGACAGTCCCAGCGCATACCGCCACCCAGCTCGCGACTACCTCTCTGCCCGATTCACCGACGCCGTAGCCAACGGGACGCTGATCGCCGGCTCACCGCCTCGCTGCCAAGCCGCAGACCTGCTCCCGGCCGAGGCACTCGTCCCGATGGATGTCAGCTCGCTCGAGGCGGGCCTGCCTGCGCTGCGCGCGGCCCTCGAGACGTACGACACCCGTGCGCCCCTTCGGCTGTCTCGCCACGCCCTGCGCACGCTGGACTGGCGCCACCGGATCCGCACCATCGCCGACGAGCTCGAGCTGAGTGCAGCCACCCTCGATCAGGAACTCGCCCAGATCGGGGACCTCGTGGAGGTGACGGGCCCATGAGAGAGGACCTGCGTTACCTGCTCTCCACCTTCACGGCGAGGGACCGGTTCCTTCTCGTCATGGTGGTGCTGGCCCAGTTCACCTCGGCATTGCTCGACCTCGTCGGCATCGCCGTCGTGTTCCCGTTGATGCAGGCGCTCACCGGCGCCTCGCTGGAGGGTGGCATCCTCGGCCGCCTCTACGACGTTCTCGGCGGGGGCTCACGCGAACGATTCACCATCGTGCTCGCCCTCATCATGATCCTCGCCTTTCTGGCGAAAGCCGTGCTGGCGTCGATCATCCTGTGGTGGTCCAGCGGGATCGTGGTGCGCCTGCAGACGACGACATCCCGGCGACTCCTGCAGCACTACCTGACCGAGCCCTACCTGCGGCATCGCGACCGCAACGTGGGTGAGGTGATCAGTGCCGTCGGACAAGGCGCGCAGATGGCCCACACCAGCGTGCTCGGTGGGTTGCTGCAGGTGCTCAGCCAGGCCATGTCGATCGGGTTGATCGCGGTCTTTCTGCTGGTCGTGGCACCACTGCCCACTCTGGCCGCGATCGCCTACTTCGCCATCGTCGTCTTCGGTCTGCAACGGGCGCTGGCACCCGCCAACCGGAAGGCGGGTCTGGAGGCCCAGAACGCAGCCTGGGCAAGCTCCCACGCCTTGGTGGACTCGCTGCACGGCTTCCGAGAACTGACGATGCACGACGCCCAGGGCTTCTTCGTCGATCGCTTCGACGTCGCCAACGTCAGTCAGGCTCAGTCGGCGCGACGGGCGAACTTCCTGGCCATGCTGCCGAAGTCGGTCCTGGAGCTGACCACGATGGCAGCGATCGCGCTCCTGGTGATCCTCTCGGTGGCGACCGGCAGCGAAGCCGCAGCTCTCCCCACGCTCAGTCTGTTCGTGGCCGCGAGCATCCGGATCCTCCCCTCGATGGTCGCGCTCACTGCGACCCTGGGAACCATCAAGGTCGGGCGAGCCGGTCTCGAGGTTGTGGTGCGTGCGCTCCAGGAGGCCCTCACGTCCGGGGTCGACGATCAAGACCCGCGCACGACAGCCGCGCTTCCCGTCACCGAAGCCCCGATCGAGGTTCAGCAGGTCGGATTCCGGTACCCCGGTGCCGGTCGCGACGTGCTCCGCGACGTGACGCTCCGCATTCCCAACGGTTCGTCCTTGGCCCTCGCGGGCCCGAGCGGATCGGGCAAGACGACGCTGGTCAACATCATCCTCGGGCTCATCCCGCCGACCAGCGGTTCCGTGACCTACGGCGACGTCCCCGTCCGCCAGTCAGACCAGTGGTGGCACGACGTCGTGGCCTACGTACCCCAGGACGTTTATGTCGCCGACGACACTCTCGCCGGGAACATCGCGTTCGGAGTCCCAGAGGATCAACGCGATGACGAGCTCGTTCGGCGCTCCGCCGACCGCG
It includes:
- a CDS encoding glycosyltransferase family 2 protein encodes the protein MTRASLVVPSYAGAERLPRLLDALAQQTHDDWEAVVVLDGEVDGSAQILRGRRDLPLRTVVLPTNQGRVAALNAGFRAADGEVLIRCDDDFEPAPHHVSAHVAAHERRECGVIGLPRNIAPDSAYLRTYGLDADERHRVAALSARPAERWRFWGGNTSVTREVFDRVGEFDDRYRGYGWEDVDFGYRVHRLGVPIDVVEATEVRHHMASVDTSTRAQRAFWSGQARRQFEAIHGPDVSAPPGPPTWWSRATDAVASRLDERRVARLGSAVDKALPALPTPVGRKAVALVVESSARAGFDNNEPR
- a CDS encoding ABC transporter ATP-binding protein, producing the protein MREDLRYLLSTFTARDRFLLVMVVLAQFTSALLDLVGIAVVFPLMQALTGASLEGGILGRLYDVLGGGSRERFTIVLALIMILAFLAKAVLASIILWWSSGIVVRLQTTTSRRLLQHYLTEPYLRHRDRNVGEVISAVGQGAQMAHTSVLGGLLQVLSQAMSIGLIAVFLLVVAPLPTLAAIAYFAIVVFGLQRALAPANRKAGLEAQNAAWASSHALVDSLHGFRELTMHDAQGFFVDRFDVANVSQAQSARRANFLAMLPKSVLELTTMAAIALLVILSVATGSEAAALPTLSLFVAASIRILPSMVALTATLGTIKVGRAGLEVVVRALQEALTSGVDDQDPRTTAALPVTEAPIEVQQVGFRYPGAGRDVLRDVTLRIPNGSSLALAGPSGSGKTTLVNIILGLIPPTSGSVTYGDVPVRQSDQWWHDVVAYVPQDVYVADDTLAGNIAFGVPEDQRDDELVRRSADRALLGDLLAELPDGLETRVGERGSRLSGGQRQRVGIARALYRQPQVLVLDEATSALDNETEHRMTETIRSLHGEITTIIVAHRLSTVRHARQLAFLADGRVEAVGTFNEVVSASPRFARLVALGQLDLQEGPESA